In Lolium rigidum isolate FL_2022 chromosome 3, APGP_CSIRO_Lrig_0.1, whole genome shotgun sequence, the genomic window GGCAAGGGCGTGCGCGTGCTCGTCACGCCCACCAGCGACCTTGGCAAGATCCTCGCCTGTATGCACGGTAAGCTCCCCATCAATCTGGGCGTTAATCCCCGAATTCCGCCTTTACTAGAGTGGCTTATTGCTCGAACCAGTGCAGAACTTGTGGACCTAGTAGTAGTTAGTTTAAGGCGCCAGTGTGTAAGCTCGTTGGCTTAGGTTAGGATACATTATGCTCTAGCCCTGTGGATGGCTCTTGGTCATAGTATGTCTGCCTTTGGTTTTAGGATTCTTATTACAGGAACTACATAGCTGTACACCACCTTGATGCGCAACAATTTAACGTGCAGGGCTGGAGGTTGGAGCTGAAGCAAACCTGGCGGCAGCCATCCAGGTCGCTCAACTGGCGCTCAAGCATCGCCAGAACAAGAGGCAGCAGCAGAGAATTATAGTGTTCATCGGAAGGTACGTTGATCAAGGAAAAACTTCTCTGTCTCTTTCTGTATCTGAACTATGTCTAACGAAAGTGTTCCTCATCTCCTCTCAGCCCTGTGACATACGACAAGAAGATGCTGGAGCAGATAGGGAAGAAGCTCAAGAAGAACAATGTTGCTCTTGATGTTGTTGATTTTGGTGAAGCTGATGATGAGAAGCCCGAGAAGCTGGAAGCGCTGATCGCTGCTTGTAACAGCAGTGACAGCAGCCACATCGTCCATGTTCCCCCGGGTGAACATGCCCTTTCTGATGTTCTTATAAGGTAACGGACTTTGTCTAGACACCTTATTGTGATAACCTTCTTGTGTAGACACCTTACTGTTCTTATCTCTTTCCGCAGCACTCCTATCTTTACCGGTGAAGAAGGCGGAAGCGGTTTTGCTGCTTCTGCAGCTGCCGCTGCAGCTACTGGAGCTACTGGATACGATTTTGGCGTTGACCCGAATGTGGATCCAGAGTTGGCACTTGCCCTGCGCTTGTCTATGGAAGAAGAGCGAGCAAGGCAAGAGGCTATCGCCAAAAAGGCTGCTGAAGAATCTTCTGGTGCTGACAATAAggaggcctcaagctcaaacaccGATTCTGTTATGGCTGATGCGGAACCTGCCTCAAATGCTTCTGCTGATGATAAGGGAGATCAACCAAAGGTATTTTTCATTATCCAACGTCTGTTACATGTTGTCAGCTTTCTGATCTTGGATACTTATATATGATTATATACTATACCAGTTTTAGCTTCTCCCATGCTCATTGACTAGTACAGTACTTTCTCTAAAATTGTGACTTGCATAATTCCTTGTGATGTACATGGATACATTAGTGAGTAGTGTTCATATAGAAGCAACACAAAATGCTAATAAAGGTCCACGTTTTGATTGTGTAGTCTTGTAACTGTATGCTTTGCATGGATTACAATGGAGTACCACTGATGCAACTTCTTGCCTAGTTCTTTCTTGGTTTGTAACTATACAACAAGGTTAACACCATTGTTTGTTGCATGAATCTCTTGGTTGCATCTAAGGACCTGTTTCAGCTCTATTGTATCCTATGGATGTTTATATTAGTGGTGATACCAGATGGCTAATATAGTTGGAGTTGTGGTTTacaggatgatgatgatgctgatctACTACAGAAGGCTCTAGCAATGTCAATGGACGAGGGAGCTTCAGGAGCTGCAGCTGTGGCTGATGCCGCTATGGCTGAAGCTGCTGCAGATGACCAGGATTTGGCATTGGGTAGGTCTTATTGTTTCTTAGCTCAGTTGGATTATTATATTATGAAGTTCATTTAAAATCATGGAGAAAAAAATATGATTACTCGTTTAGAGACATTAGCTAGTCCCATATTTATCCTTGTGTAGGTCAATGTTTACTTTTATCACTGATACTCATAAAAAGCTCACCTTGAAATTCACTATATCCTCTGCCTGGCAATTTGTCTGTTTGTTTAATACAACTAACTATATACCGAAAAGCATAAGCTTTTGCACCCTACACTGGAAAAATCAGTTCTTGTGTGAAGAAACCTTGGGGACTTGCGTTAACTATATGACCTGAATTGTATGTTCACACCTACAATTGTAGCAAACCAGTTATTTTCGTACGAGAACTTCAGAGCTGCTCGCTGGTGTCATATATACATAATGCCATCTTAAAAATGTGCAAACATGTCTAGTTTCTTCTTATTTGATCGTTAATCCAAATTTGCACCTCTTTGTTATATGTGCAAATTNNNNNNNNNNNNNNNNNNNNNNNNNNNNNNNNNNNNNNNNNNNNNNNNNNNNNNNNNNNNNNNNNNNNNNNNNNNNNNNNNNNNNNNNNNNNNNNNNNNNGGAGCGCAGGCTGCTCAAGTGATTCCACGTCAATTGGCTTCTGACACTGTACCTGATGCGGTTCTTGACCTCGTACtcgaggagcagcaggaggaggagccaGTTAATGAAGTGGATCAGCACGAAGTGGCTGCAGAGGTGGCTCCAAGAGAGGTCCCCGATGAAGTGGCAAGGGAATTGGCTGCAGAGATGGCTCCAAGAGAGGTCCCCGATGAAGTGGCAAGGGAATCGGCTTCAGAGGTGGCTCCCACAGCGATTCCCGATGTGGTGGCAAGGGAATCGGCTTCACAGGTGGCTCCGATTACCCATGCGGTGGACATGGAGGAGGAGCTGAAAGAACAATCTGTCGAAGAAGTTGCTGGTCAAGACGAACAAGTTCTGAACAAAGAGGAAGCTCAATGTGAGGCCACTCCGGTTGATCAACAAGAAA contains:
- the LOC124697173 gene encoding 26S proteasome non-ATPase regulatory subunit 4 homolog (The sequence of the model RefSeq protein was modified relative to this genomic sequence to represent the inferred CDS: added 227 bases not found in genome assembly), with the translated sequence MVLESTMICIDNSEWMRNGDYSPSRFQAQADAVNLICGAKTQSNPENTVGVMTMAGKGVRVLVTPTSDLGKILACMHGLEVGAEANLAAAIQVAQLALKHRQNKRQQQRIIVFIGSPVTYDKKMLEQIGKKLKKNNVALDVVDFGEADDEKPEKLEALIAACNSSDSSHIVHVPPGEHALSDVLISTPIFTGEEGGSGFAASAAAAAATGATGYDFGVDPNVDPELALALRLSMEEERARQEAIAKKAAEESSGADNKEASSSNTDSVMADAEPASNASADDKGDQPKDDDDADLLQKALAMSMDEGASGAAAVADAAMAEAAADDQDLALALQMSVQDAEMPGQSDMSKVFEDRSFVTSILNSLPGVDPNDPSVKDLLASLHGQAEQEENKDKSDKADKPEDGKN